In a single window of the Papaver somniferum cultivar HN1 chromosome 8, ASM357369v1, whole genome shotgun sequence genome:
- the LOC113303864 gene encoding 2-dehydro-3-deoxyphosphooctonate aldolase 1-like isoform X3, whose amino-acid sequence MISSADLFNQLKSAEPFFVLAGPNVIESEEHIFKMAKHIKHITNKVGVPLVFKSSFDKANRTSSKSFRGPGLEEGLKILEKVKLAYDLPIVTDVHESWQCEAIGKVADVIQIPAFLCRQTDLLVAAAKTGKIINIKKGQMCSSSVMANSAEKVRLAGNPNVMVCERGTMFGYNDLIVDPRNLEWMREANCPIVADITHSLQQPAGKKLEGGGVASGGLRELIPCIARTSVAVGVDGIFMEVHDDPLSAPVDGPTQWPLRNLEELLQELVAIARVSKGKQQFQIDLTPFRED is encoded by the exons ATGATTTCCTCAGCAGATCTATTCAATCAACTCAAG TCTGCAGAACCCTTTTTTGTATTAGCTGGACCAAATGTGATTGAATCTGAAGAACATATTTTTAAAATGGCTAAACATATCAAACACATCACCAACAA AGTTGGTGTGCCCCTTGTGTTTAAATCGAGCTTTGATAAAGCTAATCGTACATCATCTAAGTCATTTCGTGgtcctggtttagaagaaggcTTGAAG ATCCTTGAAAAAGTTAAACTTGCCTATGATTTACCTATTGTTACTGATGTGCATGAGAGTTGGCAG TGTGAAGCTATTGGAAAGGTTGCTGATGTTATCCAGATTCCTGCTTTCTTATGCCGTCAG ACAGACCTTCTAGTTGCAGCTGCGAAGACTGGAAAAATTATCAACATTAAAAAAGGCCAAATGTGTTCTTCTTCT GTTATGGCAAATTCTgcagagaaggttaggttagctGGTAACCCGAATGTGATGGTCTGTGAGCGAGGCACCATGTTTGGTTATA ATGATTTAATTGTTGATCCCCGCAACTTGGAGTGGATGCGAGAAGCTAATTGTCCCATT GTAGCAGATATTACACATTCATTGCAACAACCTGCAGGGAAAAAG CTGGAGGGTGGAGGAGTTGCCAGTGGAGGTCTTCGCGAATTAATACCATGTATAGCAAGGACATCAGTTGCTGTTGGGGTGGATGGTATCTTTATGGAG GTACATGACGATCCCCTAAGTGCACCTGTTGATGGTCCAACGCAGTGG CCGTTACGTAATTTGGAGGAGCTATTACAGGAGCTGGTGGCGATTGCT AGGGTTAGCAAGGGAAAACAACAATTCCAAATAGATCTCACACCATTTCGTGAAGATTAA
- the LOC113303864 gene encoding 2-dehydro-3-deoxyphosphooctonate aldolase 1-like isoform X1 gives MFIHLKSAVVEQVLKRNVLSSSSPSSSNLICFWGEKRDSLLGFLYSVLNRKGRHKLPSKVKMQFGCICIISTLPFLSVVKALKNSSTFFTQRSEKTNENMISSADLFNQLKSAEPFFVLAGPNVIESEEHIFKMAKHIKHITNKVGVPLVFKSSFDKANRTSSKSFRGPGLEEGLKILEKVKLAYDLPIVTDVHESWQCEAIGKVADVIQIPAFLCRQTDLLVAAAKTGKIINIKKGQMCSSSVMANSAEKVRLAGNPNVMVCERGTMFGYNDLIVDPRNLEWMREANCPIVADITHSLQQPAGKKLEGGGVASGGLRELIPCIARTSVAVGVDGIFMEVHDDPLSAPVDGPTQWPLRNLEELLQELVAIARVSKGKQQFQIDLTPFRED, from the exons ATGTTTATTCATCTTAAGTCAGCTGTTGTGGAACAAG TTCTAAAGCGAAATGTTttgtcatcatcatcaccatcctcctcgaATCTTATCTGTTTCTGGGGTGAAAAGAGGGATTCTTTATTAGGATTTCTGTATTCTGTATTGAATCGTAAGGGACGCCACAAACTACCAAGCAAAGTAAAAATGCAG TTTGGGTGTATCTGTATAATCTCCACTCTGCCTTTTCTCTCTGTAGTTaaagctctgaaaaattcttCAACATTCTTCACTCAAAGATCAGAAAAAACAAACGAAAACATGATTTCCTCAGCAGATCTATTCAATCAACTCAAG TCTGCAGAACCCTTTTTTGTATTAGCTGGACCAAATGTGATTGAATCTGAAGAACATATTTTTAAAATGGCTAAACATATCAAACACATCACCAACAA AGTTGGTGTGCCCCTTGTGTTTAAATCGAGCTTTGATAAAGCTAATCGTACATCATCTAAGTCATTTCGTGgtcctggtttagaagaaggcTTGAAG ATCCTTGAAAAAGTTAAACTTGCCTATGATTTACCTATTGTTACTGATGTGCATGAGAGTTGGCAG TGTGAAGCTATTGGAAAGGTTGCTGATGTTATCCAGATTCCTGCTTTCTTATGCCGTCAG ACAGACCTTCTAGTTGCAGCTGCGAAGACTGGAAAAATTATCAACATTAAAAAAGGCCAAATGTGTTCTTCTTCT GTTATGGCAAATTCTgcagagaaggttaggttagctGGTAACCCGAATGTGATGGTCTGTGAGCGAGGCACCATGTTTGGTTATA ATGATTTAATTGTTGATCCCCGCAACTTGGAGTGGATGCGAGAAGCTAATTGTCCCATT GTAGCAGATATTACACATTCATTGCAACAACCTGCAGGGAAAAAG CTGGAGGGTGGAGGAGTTGCCAGTGGAGGTCTTCGCGAATTAATACCATGTATAGCAAGGACATCAGTTGCTGTTGGGGTGGATGGTATCTTTATGGAG GTACATGACGATCCCCTAAGTGCACCTGTTGATGGTCCAACGCAGTGG CCGTTACGTAATTTGGAGGAGCTATTACAGGAGCTGGTGGCGATTGCT AGGGTTAGCAAGGGAAAACAACAATTCCAAATAGATCTCACACCATTTCGTGAAGATTAA
- the LOC113303864 gene encoding 2-dehydro-3-deoxyphosphooctonate aldolase 1-like isoform X2, whose translation MQFGCICIISTLPFLSVVKALKNSSTFFTQRSEKTNENMISSADLFNQLKSAEPFFVLAGPNVIESEEHIFKMAKHIKHITNKVGVPLVFKSSFDKANRTSSKSFRGPGLEEGLKILEKVKLAYDLPIVTDVHESWQCEAIGKVADVIQIPAFLCRQTDLLVAAAKTGKIINIKKGQMCSSSVMANSAEKVRLAGNPNVMVCERGTMFGYNDLIVDPRNLEWMREANCPIVADITHSLQQPAGKKLEGGGVASGGLRELIPCIARTSVAVGVDGIFMEVHDDPLSAPVDGPTQWPLRNLEELLQELVAIARVSKGKQQFQIDLTPFRED comes from the exons ATGCAG TTTGGGTGTATCTGTATAATCTCCACTCTGCCTTTTCTCTCTGTAGTTaaagctctgaaaaattcttCAACATTCTTCACTCAAAGATCAGAAAAAACAAACGAAAACATGATTTCCTCAGCAGATCTATTCAATCAACTCAAG TCTGCAGAACCCTTTTTTGTATTAGCTGGACCAAATGTGATTGAATCTGAAGAACATATTTTTAAAATGGCTAAACATATCAAACACATCACCAACAA AGTTGGTGTGCCCCTTGTGTTTAAATCGAGCTTTGATAAAGCTAATCGTACATCATCTAAGTCATTTCGTGgtcctggtttagaagaaggcTTGAAG ATCCTTGAAAAAGTTAAACTTGCCTATGATTTACCTATTGTTACTGATGTGCATGAGAGTTGGCAG TGTGAAGCTATTGGAAAGGTTGCTGATGTTATCCAGATTCCTGCTTTCTTATGCCGTCAG ACAGACCTTCTAGTTGCAGCTGCGAAGACTGGAAAAATTATCAACATTAAAAAAGGCCAAATGTGTTCTTCTTCT GTTATGGCAAATTCTgcagagaaggttaggttagctGGTAACCCGAATGTGATGGTCTGTGAGCGAGGCACCATGTTTGGTTATA ATGATTTAATTGTTGATCCCCGCAACTTGGAGTGGATGCGAGAAGCTAATTGTCCCATT GTAGCAGATATTACACATTCATTGCAACAACCTGCAGGGAAAAAG CTGGAGGGTGGAGGAGTTGCCAGTGGAGGTCTTCGCGAATTAATACCATGTATAGCAAGGACATCAGTTGCTGTTGGGGTGGATGGTATCTTTATGGAG GTACATGACGATCCCCTAAGTGCACCTGTTGATGGTCCAACGCAGTGG CCGTTACGTAATTTGGAGGAGCTATTACAGGAGCTGGTGGCGATTGCT AGGGTTAGCAAGGGAAAACAACAATTCCAAATAGATCTCACACCATTTCGTGAAGATTAA